In Xanthomonas campestris pv. phormiicola, the DNA window TGTGTCCTATGGTTTGGGCAGCCCGTCGCCGTTGGGGGCACGGACCGCTGGTTTGTCGCCGGGGGCGGCAAGCAGCCGCCGATTATGCCACGATCTCCCCTTGCTCCCGGAACGGCCGTCGCGTCCTCCCTTCTCCCTGCGGGAGAAGGTGCCGCGCAGCGGCGGATGAGGGTACGGGCGCAGCCTCGTGTGCTTTCGATGCTCGCGAGGCTGCGCCCCGTACCCTCACCCCAACCCCTCTCCCGGGGGGAGAGGGGCTTATTCCTGCTCCGATGGGAGTGGCGTTGCTTCCACTCCGCGTGCCGCATAGAAGGACCGCCGGAACTGGGCAAAGGTTCCCGCGGCGATCGCCGCGCGCATGTCGGCCATCAGTTTCTGGTAGTACCAGAGGTTGTGCAGGGTGCCCAGCATCGGCGCCAGCATCTCGTTGCAGCGGTCCAGGTGGCGCAGGTAGGAGCGGGTATAGCCGCCGCTGCAGGCGTGGCAGCCGCAGCCCGGCTCGATCGGCGCCAGGTCGCGCTCGTAGCGGGCGTTGCGGATGCGCACGGTGCCGAACGAGGTGAAATAGTGGCCGTTGCGCGCGTTGCGGGTCGGCATCACGCAGTCGAACATGTCCACGCCGCGGGCCACGCCCTCGACCAGGTCCTCCGGCCGCCCCACCCCCATCAGATAGCGCGGGCGGTCGGCCGGCAACCGCGGATGCAGGTGTTCGAGCATCGCGTTGCGCTCGTGCTCCGGCTCGCCCACCGCCAGCCCGCCGATCGCGTAGCCGTCGAAGCCGATCGCCTGCAGGCCCTCGATCGAGCGCGTGCGCAGCTCCGCATGCACGCCGCCCTGGACGATGCCGAACAGCGCCGCGTCGTTGCTCAAGGCCTCGTGCGCCTCGCGCGAGCGTTGCGCCCAGCGCAGGCTCAGCTCCATCGAGCGCCGCGCCACGTCCTCGGTGGCCGGATACGGGGTGCACTCGTCGAAGATCATCACGATGTCCGAATCGAGCACCTTCTGGATGCGCATGCTCTCCTCCGGCCCCAGGAACACCTTGGCGCCGTCGGTCGGCGAGGCGAAGGTCACGCCCTGCTCGCTGATCTTGCGCCGGTGCGCCAGCGAGAACACCTGGAAGCCGCCGGAGTCGGTCAGGATCGGCCCGTCCCAGCGGGCGAAGCCGTGCAGACCGCCGTGGTCGCCGATCACGTCCAGCCCCGGCCGCAGGTACAGGTGGAAGGTGTTGCCGAGGATGATCTGCGCGCCCAGCGCGCGGATCTGCTCGGGCAGCACGCCCTTGACCGAACCGTAGGTGCCGACCGGCATGAACGCGGGGGTTTCCACCGTGCCGCGCGGAAAGGTCAGGCGGCCGCGGCGCGCGGCGCCGTCGGTGGTGTCGAGCTGGAACTGCAATCGGGACATTGAGAGGCCGGGATTCGGGATTCGGGATTCGGGATTGGCAAAGCGCGCTGGCGGTGACGGAGAGGATTGCTACGAATCCCCAATCCCCAATCCCGAATCACCGCCCCACAACAGCATCGCATCGCCGTAGCTGAAGAAGCGGTAGCGCTGCGCGATCGCGTGGCGATAGGCATCGAAGATGCGCTCGCGGCCGGCGAAGGCCGAGACCATCATCAGCAGCGTGCTTTCCGGCAGATGGAAGTTGGTGACCATCGCATCGACGCTGCGGATGCGGTAGCCGGGCAGGATGAAGATCTGGGTTTCGCCGGCGAACGGATGCAGCTCGCCGTCCTTCGATGCGCTCTCCAGCGCGCGCACCACCGTGGTCCCGACCGCGATCACGCGGCCGCCGGCGGCGCGCGTGCGCCGCACCTGCTCGACCAGGCTGGCGCCGACGTTGAGCCATTCGCGATGCATCACATGCTGCGCGAGCGCTTCCACCCGCACCGGCTGGAAGGTGCCAGCGCCGACGTGCAAGGTGACATGGCCGACGCTCACGCCGCGCGCCTGCAGCGCCTCCAGCAACGGCGCATCGAAATGCAGGCCGGCGGTCGGCGCAGCGACCGCGCCGGCCTGCCGTGCGAACACGGTCTGGTAGCGCTCGCGGTCGTCCAGTCCAGGTTCGCGGCGGATGTACGGCGGCAACGGCAGGCGCCCGGCCTGTTGCAGCCACGCCTCCAGCGTATCGGCGACATGGAACTGCAACTGGTAGAACTCGCCGTCGCGGCTAAGCACCTCGGCCTCGCCGCCGGCATCCAGGGCGATGCGCGCGCCGGCCTTGGGCGACTTGCTCACGCCCAGCTGCGCGCGCGCGCGCTGGCCGCCGAGCAGGCGTTCGATCAGGATCTCCACGCGGCCGCCGCTGCTCTTGTTGCCGAACAGCCGCGCCGGGATCACCCGGGTATCGTTGAACACCAGCAGATCGCCCGGCTGCAACAGCTCGGGCAGATCGCGCATCTGGCGGTCGGCGAACGGCGCCGGTGCCGGCGGCACCAGCAGCAGGCGGCTGGCGGAACGTTCGGCCAGCGGCGCCTGCGCGATCAGTTCCTCGGGCAGTTCGTAGCGGAAATCGGACTTCTTCAAGGCCGGCGGATCACAGTGCAGATGGCCGGTCATTGTAGCTGGAGGGCCGGGATTCGGGATTCGGGATTCGGGATTGGGGATTGGCAAGAGCGAGGTCGCTTGCTCCGCTTTTGCGAATCCCCAATCCCGAATCACCAATCCCGGCCCTTCACCGCTCGAACTTGGTCGACAGGATGATCGACGAGGTGGTGCGCTCCACCCCGTCGACTGCGCCGATGCGGTCGGTCAGCACGTCCATGTCGTTGACACCGGGCACCACGCCCAGCGCGATCAGGTCGTAGGCGCCGCTGACCGAGTGCAGCACGCGGATCTCGTCGATCTCGCGCAGCGCCTTGACCACCGAGGTCATCTTCTTCGGCAGTACGGTGATCAGGATGTGCGCGCGGATATGGCCCTGCTCGAAGTCGTCGCGGGTGCGCACCGTGTAGCCGCAGATCACCCCCTCGCGCTCCAGCCGCTCGATCCGGCTCTGCACGGTGGTGCGCGACAGGCCGAGCTTGCGCGCGATCTGCGCGGTGGAGGCGCGGGCGTCCTCGCGCAGCAGCGAGAGCAGGCGTTCGTCGGAGGAGGTGATCTTCATGTGCGGCCAAATTTCGTCGAATCGACGAAATTATCCGATTTCCTGCACAAATCAACTCTGCCAACCGACGATCCGGTCCCGATAATAGAAGGTCTATCGATGAACCACCCGCCTCCAGGAGATCCCGCATGACCGTACTCGGCCCCCTCGCCCCGCTGCGCGCCCATGCCGGCGACCGCCTGACCGCCGGCCTGGACGATGCCGGCATCGACCGCCTGGCCGCCTCGCATCCGCAGCTGGGCGCCGCGATCGCCGCCGCCGCGGCCGACTACGCGCGCCTGGCGCCGGAGTTCGCCGACCTGCTGGAGCTGGACGAGAGCGAACAGATCCGCACCCTGCAGGCTGGCTTCGTCAACTTCTACGCCGACGACGCGGTGACCCCGTACGTGGCGCTGGCCGCGCGCGGGCCGTGGGTGGTCACGCTGAAGGGCGCGGTGCTGTACGACGCCGGCGGCTATGGCATGCTCGGCTTCGGCCACACCCCGGACGCGGTGCTGGAAGCGATGGCGCGGCCGCAGGCGATGGCCAACGTGATGACCCCGAGCCTGTCGCAGTTGCGCTTCGACCGCGCGCTGCGTGCCGAGATCGGCCAGCAGCGCGGCGGCTGTCCGTACAGCAAGTTCATGTGCCTCAACTCCGGCTCCGAAGCGGTGGGCCTGGCCGCGCGCATCGCCGACATCAACGCCAAGCTGCAGACCGACCCGGGCGCGCGCCATGCCGGCGCGAAGATCAAGCGCATCGTGGTCAAGGGCAGCTTCCACGGCCGCACCGACCGGCCGGGGCTGTATTCCGATTCCAGCCGCAAGGCCTACGTGCAGCACCTGGCCAGCTATCGCGGCGAGGACTCGGTGATCGCGATCGCGCCCTACGACGTGGACGCGCTGCGCCGCGCGTTCACCGATGCCGAGCACAACGGCGGGTTCGTCGAGGCGGTGTTCCTGGAGCCGGTGATGGGCGAAGGCGACCCGGGCCGCGCGCTGCCGCCGGCGTTCTACGCCGCCGCGCGCGAGCTGACCCGCGCCCACGGCAGCCTGCTGCTGGTCGATTCGATCCAGGCCGGACTGCGCGCCCACGGCGTGCTGTCGGTGGTGGACTATCCCGGCTTCGAGCAGCTCGATCCGCCGGACATGGAAACCTATTCCAAGGCGCTCAACGCCGCGCAGTTCCCGCTGTCGGTGCTGGCGGTGACCGAGCACGCCGCGCAGCTGTACCGCAAGGGCACCTACGGCAACACCATGACCAGCAACCCGCGCGCGCTGGACGTGGCCAGCGCCACGCTGGCGCAGCTGACCCCGCAGGTGCGCGCCAACATCCGCGCGCGCGGCGCCGAGGCGGTGCAGAAGCTGGAGAAGCTCAAGGCCGAACTCGGCGGGCTGATCACCCAGGTGCAGGGCACCGGCTTGCTGTTCTCCTGCGCGCTGGCGCCGCAGTTCAAGTGCTACGGCGCCGGCTCCACCGAGGAATGGCTGCGCCAGCACGGGGTCAACGTGATCCACGGCGGCGAGAACTCGCTGCGCTTCACCCCGCATTTCGGCATGGATGGCGAGGAACTGGACCTGCTGGTCGGGCTGATCGGCCGCGCGCTGCGCGAGGGCCCGCGACTGGCGCAGGCCGCGGCCGCCTGAGGCCGGCCGGCGCATGCTGCAGGCCTTGGCCGAGGCGATCGCCCGGCCGCTGTTCGAACTGCTGGTGGCGCTGTTCGGCTACTGGAGCGGCCGGCTGTTGCTGCCGGTGCTGTCGCTGGGCTGGATTCGCGCCGAGGCCCGCCGCGACCGGCCGCCGCGCCGGTCCGGCACGCGCCACCGCGGCCATCCGCTGGTCTACCGCAATGCCAGCGGCAGCCTGGTCGCCAGCGACGATGCGGTGATGGCGCTGGGCCTGGCGTGCTGGGCGCTGCTGGCGCTGGCCGCGTTCGTGCTCTACCGCCTGGCGCGGTGAAGCGCCGCCGCCGTGCTCGCATGCACGGTCGCCGCACTGCCCCTGCAACGAACCTGCGCCGGCCACACGGCCGCGGCGCGGACGGTTGCCGTGCGCGCCTGGATACCGTGCCGGGCCGCGCGGCCTGGCATGGCGGCCGATTCGGCGGAGCGCGCTACTTCAGATAGCTCTTGAGGATGACGGCGACATCCGCGACCGCCAGTTCCCGTTCGTCGATCTGTTCGGGCCTCGCCACATGGTGCTTGAGGTGGTCGGCCAGCAGCTCGATCATCAGGCCTTGCGACGCCCCGCGGACGGCGGCGACCTGGGTCAGCAGCGCCGTGCAGTCCACGTCCTGCGCTTGGCTCAACGCCTTCTCCAGCGCTTCCACCTGCCCGCGCAGGCGCCGCACGCGGGCGAGGAGCTTGGGCTTGTTGTCGTTGAGGTGCGCCATATATACCCCTCCGGGGTAATTTGTATACGATAGGGGGGTATCTTATCTCAGGCGACCTCCTCCATGTCGATTTCGGCCACTGCGGCGCAACGCGCTCATTCACATGCCTTCGCCGGCGGCAATCCGCTTGCCGAGCGCAGCACCAGGAGGGCGGTCGTCCTCACCGCGATCATGATGGTGGTGGAGATCGTCGGCGGCTGGACGCTCAATTCCATGGCCCTGCTCGCCGACGGCTGGCACATGAGTTCGCACGCACTGGCGCTGGGCCTGGCGCTGTTCGCCTACGCCTTCGCCCGCCGTCACGCCGGCAACGCCCGGTTCGCGTTCGGAACGTGGAAGGTCGAGGTGCTGGGCGGCTACACGAGCGCCATCCTGCTGCTGGGCGTCGCCGGCTTGATGGCGTTCCAGTCGGTCGAACGCCTGTTTTCGCCGACGCCGATCCATTACCAGGAGGCGATCGTCATCGCCTTCATCGGCTTGCTGGTCAACCTGATCTGCGCCTGGTGGCTACGCGACTCCCATGACCATGCGCATCACGGGCATGGGCACGACCACCATCATGGACATGGACATGGACATGGACATGCACACGCACACGCACATGACCATCAGCATGGGCATGGCCATGGCCACAAGGACCTGAATCTGCGCGCCGCCTACCTGCATGTGGTGGCGGACGCGGCCACCTCGGTCCTGGCGATCGTGGCGCTGCTGGTGGGGATGCTGTGGGGCGCGAGGTGGATGGATCCGGCCATGGGCATCGTCGGCGCCGTGCTGGTGACGGTGTGGGCCTGGGGACTGCTGCGCAGCACCGGCAAGGTGCTGCTGGACGCGGAGATGGACGCGCCGGTGGTGGCGGAAATCCGCGACGTCATCGACGCGCTGCCGTGCGAGGCGGCGATCAGCGATCTCCACGTGTGGCGGGTCGGCGGCGACAAGTACGCCTGCGTCATCAGCCTGGTGACCGCGGCGGACGTGGCGGCCGACGATGTCCGCAGCGCGCTCGGCGTGCACGAGGAACTGGCGCACATCACGGTGGAAATTCACGTCGCCGGCGCTGCGCCGACGGCCTGACCGGCACTGCGCAGGCCGCATCGCGGCGCACGCTCGCCGCTGCGACGCTGTGCGTGCTGGCGCCGATCCGCGGACGCTGCTGGATGCACCAAGCCAGCGCAGGCCTGCCACGAAAACGGCGAGCGCCGGCCCCGGGCATCCGCCGCACACGCAGGCCGGGCGCAGCGCCGCCCCGTGCCCGGCGCGCCGCGTCACATGGCCCCGAACAGCTTGCGGTAGCGCGTCGGGGTCAGCGAGAGGCGCCTGCGGAAGTGATGCCGCAGCGTCTCCGAAGAACCGAATCCGCACAGGGTGGCGATCTCCTCCACCGGGATGGCCGAGCGCTCCAGCATCTCCTTGGCACGCGTCACGCGCGCGCCCGCCAGCCACTCGCCGGGCGATTGGCCGGTGGTGGCCTGGAACCGGCGCAGGAAGGTCCGCACGCTCATGCCGGCGTCGGCGGCCATCGAGGCGACCGTATGCGCGCCAGCGAGGTCGCGGGTCACGCCTTCCAGCAGCGTCCCCAGGCGCGAACTTTCCCTGGGCACCGGCACC includes these proteins:
- a CDS encoding Lrp/AsnC family transcriptional regulator, giving the protein MKITSSDERLLSLLREDARASTAQIARKLGLSRTTVQSRIERLEREGVICGYTVRTRDDFEQGHIRAHILITVLPKKMTSVVKALREIDEIRVLHSVSGAYDLIALGVVPGVNDMDVLTDRIGAVDGVERTTSSIILSTKFER
- a CDS encoding metal/formaldehyde-sensitive transcriptional repressor; translation: MAHLNDNKPKLLARVRRLRGQVEALEKALSQAQDVDCTALLTQVAAVRGASQGLMIELLADHLKHHVARPEQIDERELAVADVAVILKSYLK
- the queA gene encoding tRNA preQ1(34) S-adenosylmethionine ribosyltransferase-isomerase QueA; this translates as MTGHLHCDPPALKKSDFRYELPEELIAQAPLAERSASRLLLVPPAPAPFADRQMRDLPELLQPGDLLVFNDTRVIPARLFGNKSSGGRVEILIERLLGGQRARAQLGVSKSPKAGARIALDAGGEAEVLSRDGEFYQLQFHVADTLEAWLQQAGRLPLPPYIRREPGLDDRERYQTVFARQAGAVAAPTAGLHFDAPLLEALQARGVSVGHVTLHVGAGTFQPVRVEALAQHVMHREWLNVGASLVEQVRRTRAAGGRVIAVGTTVVRALESASKDGELHPFAGETQIFILPGYRIRSVDAMVTNFHLPESTLLMMVSAFAGRERIFDAYRHAIAQRYRFFSYGDAMLLWGGDSGLGIGDS
- a CDS encoding aminotransferase class III-fold pyridoxal phosphate-dependent enzyme, which translates into the protein MTVLGPLAPLRAHAGDRLTAGLDDAGIDRLAASHPQLGAAIAAAAADYARLAPEFADLLELDESEQIRTLQAGFVNFYADDAVTPYVALAARGPWVVTLKGAVLYDAGGYGMLGFGHTPDAVLEAMARPQAMANVMTPSLSQLRFDRALRAEIGQQRGGCPYSKFMCLNSGSEAVGLAARIADINAKLQTDPGARHAGAKIKRIVVKGSFHGRTDRPGLYSDSSRKAYVQHLASYRGEDSVIAIAPYDVDALRRAFTDAEHNGGFVEAVFLEPVMGEGDPGRALPPAFYAAARELTRAHGSLLLVDSIQAGLRAHGVLSVVDYPGFEQLDPPDMETYSKALNAAQFPLSVLAVTEHAAQLYRKGTYGNTMTSNPRALDVASATLAQLTPQVRANIRARGAEAVQKLEKLKAELGGLITQVQGTGLLFSCALAPQFKCYGAGSTEEWLRQHGVNVIHGGENSLRFTPHFGMDGEELDLLVGLIGRALREGPRLAQAAAA
- the dmeF gene encoding CDF family Co(II)/Ni(II) efflux transporter DmeF, translated to MSISATAAQRAHSHAFAGGNPLAERSTRRAVVLTAIMMVVEIVGGWTLNSMALLADGWHMSSHALALGLALFAYAFARRHAGNARFAFGTWKVEVLGGYTSAILLLGVAGLMAFQSVERLFSPTPIHYQEAIVIAFIGLLVNLICAWWLRDSHDHAHHGHGHDHHHGHGHGHGHAHAHAHDHQHGHGHGHKDLNLRAAYLHVVADAATSVLAIVALLVGMLWGARWMDPAMGIVGAVLVTVWAWGLLRSTGKVLLDAEMDAPVVAEIRDVIDALPCEAAISDLHVWRVGGDKYACVISLVTAADVAADDVRSALGVHEELAHITVEIHVAGAAPTA
- the tgt gene encoding tRNA guanosine(34) transglycosylase Tgt gives rise to the protein MSRLQFQLDTTDGAARRGRLTFPRGTVETPAFMPVGTYGSVKGVLPEQIRALGAQIILGNTFHLYLRPGLDVIGDHGGLHGFARWDGPILTDSGGFQVFSLAHRRKISEQGVTFASPTDGAKVFLGPEESMRIQKVLDSDIVMIFDECTPYPATEDVARRSMELSLRWAQRSREAHEALSNDAALFGIVQGGVHAELRTRSIEGLQAIGFDGYAIGGLAVGEPEHERNAMLEHLHPRLPADRPRYLMGVGRPEDLVEGVARGVDMFDCVMPTRNARNGHYFTSFGTVRIRNARYERDLAPIEPGCGCHACSGGYTRSYLRHLDRCNEMLAPMLGTLHNLWYYQKLMADMRAAIAAGTFAQFRRSFYAARGVEATPLPSEQE